GGAGAGACGATGACCGTTCTTATGGCATGCGGCAACACACCAATTATCACCTGGAATATGCTCTCATCCGTCGAGACGATGACTGCGGCAATCGCGATTGAAATGGGGGAGGTCAGCTTCAACAGTCTGCATTATCACGCGCTCTTCGCAGTGGGTGCCGTCCTCTTTGTCATTACATTCGCGATCAATTTCATTGCAGACCTGATCCTTGCAAAATTCACGGAGGTCTATCATTGAACAGACGGACGAAAGAAAGAATCTATTTCCTCTTTTTCAGGGTCTGTGGCGCGCTTGTTGTCCTCGCTCTCGTCATCCTGTTATTATACATCATCATGGGCGGGATTGGAAGTATCAGCATCGATTTCATTACACAGTTCCCAGAGCAGGGAATGAGTGAAGGAGGAATCTTTCCCGCCATCGTCGGAACATTTTATCTCTGTGCGATCGTTCTCGCGTTCTCTGTTCCAGTTGGAGTGCTTTCTGCAATCTATGTTGTTGAGTATGAAAAGAATTCGACAGTCAAGAAAATCTGGAGGATCGTCGTTCATAATCTTGCGGGTGTGCCTTCGATCGTCTATGGTCTGCTTGGTCTCGGGCTTTTCGTTATGGCCCTGGATTTTGGGTTCAGTCTCATCGCTGCTGGTCTCACTGTCGGCCTACTCGTGCTTCCCATTGTCATCTCAGCTGCAAGAGAGGCGATTCTTGCAGTCCCAGAATCTGTTAGGGAAGCGTCACTTGCCCTGGGCGCTACAAAATGGCAGACGATCAGACATCATGTGCTTCCGTATGCAATGCCTGGTATTCTGACGGGCATTATACTTTCGCTTTCCCGCGCTGCTGGGGAGACTGCTCCGATTCTCATGACCGGAGCAGCGTATTTCATGAGAAGTCTTCCCGATTCGATTTTCTCACAGTTCATGGCATTACCCTTTCACCTCTATACGATGGCAACGCAGTCCTCTGATCTCATAGCGACGAGACCGATCCAGTATGGCACGGCGCTCATCCTTCTCATGCTGGTCATCGGAATGAATCTCATTGCTATATTGCTGAGGAAAAAATACAGGCAAAAGTACAGGTGGTAATCTTGGCACTGGAAATCGTTGTTGAGAATTTAAATGTCTTTTTTGGCGATCACCACGTGATCAAGAATATCTCGATGAAGATTAAGAGGAATGAAATAACCGCAATCATTGGCCCTTCGGGATGCGGCAAAACAACATTCATAAGAAGTCTCAACAGGATGAACGATCTCATCCCTGGGTGCATCGTGAAGGGTCATGTCTGGATTGATGGTTTCGATATTTACCAGATGAAGGCGGATGTCGTCGAGGTGAGAAAGAAGGTTGGGATGGTTTTC
This region of Methanomassiliicoccales archaeon genomic DNA includes:
- the pstA gene encoding phosphate ABC transporter permease PstA, translating into MNRRTKERIYFLFFRVCGALVVLALVILLLYIIMGGIGSISIDFITQFPEQGMSEGGIFPAIVGTFYLCAIVLAFSVPVGVLSAIYVVEYEKNSTVKKIWRIVVHNLAGVPSIVYGLLGLGLFVMALDFGFSLIAAGLTVGLLVLPIVISAAREAILAVPESVREASLALGATKWQTIRHHVLPYAMPGILTGIILSLSRAAGETAPILMTGAAYFMRSLPDSIFSQFMALPFHLYTMATQSSDLIATRPIQYGTALILLMLVIGMNLIAILLRKKYRQKYRW